One genomic segment of Balaenoptera musculus isolate JJ_BM4_2016_0621 chromosome 11, mBalMus1.pri.v3, whole genome shotgun sequence includes these proteins:
- the LOC118903520 gene encoding LOW QUALITY PROTEIN: zinc finger protein 883-like (The sequence of the model RefSeq protein was modified relative to this genomic sequence to represent the inferred CDS: inserted 3 bases in 2 codons; substituted 1 base at 1 genomic stop codon), giving the protein MNISSKESDIESNEFGESFSEKSILVSEQSDTIEEHCHECGTHGKMFKQNSDLIIQSKCVVKKPYKYSECGKTFIDHTTLIQHQTGHTGERPYKCNECEKRFNQSSHLTNHEKTHTGEKPYKCNECGKTFSYYSVLIQHQRIHSGERPYECTECGKTFSHSTXLTQHQRIHTSEKPYKCLECGKAFSRSTHLTLQQRIHTGEKSYECNECGKTFSQSAHLTQHQRIHIGEKPYECNKCGKAFSDHSALTQHHIVHTGEKLFECNDCGKAFSYCSDLIQHQRMHSGEKPYKCNECGNAFSDCSALIQHQRTHTGEKPYECNECGKTFGNYSALIQHQRTHTGEKPYECKECGKAFSRSTYLTQHQRSHRGEKPYKCNECGKTFTQSSFLTQHXRVHTGEKPYKCDECGKAFSDRSGHIQHQRTHTGEKRYECNDCGKAFSFCSALIQHKRIHTGEKPFKCNDCGKAFSQSTNLTNHQKTHTIEKSYKCNECGKAVSYCSGLIQHQIIHTGVKPYECNKCGKAFSQKTNLKKHQNTHTKEKXYKCNECGKAFSQSTYLTKHQKIHSGEKANIHTECRKTFRQNSSFVQHEKLHTGEKSSECLGNLASMETFPRETERGS; this is encoded by the exons ATGAACATTTCTTCCAAAGAAAGTGATATAGAATCTAATGAATTTGGGGAAAGTTTCAGTGAAAAATCAATACTTGTTTCAGAGCAGAGTGATACTATAGAAGAGCATTGCCATGAATGTGGTAcacatggaaaaatgttcaaaCAAAACTCAGATTTAATTATACAAAGTAAATGTGTTGTAAAGAAACCTTATAAATAtagtgaatgtgggaaaaccttcatAGACCACACTACTCTCATTCAACATCAAACAGGTCATACTGGAGAACGACCttataaatgtaatgaatgtgaaAAGAGATTTAACCAGAGTTCCCATTTAACAAACCATGAGAAGACTCATACTGGAGAAAAGCCCTACAAATGCAATGAATGTGGGAAGACCTTCAGTTATTACTCAGTCCTTAttcaacatcagagaattcatagtGGGGAAAGACCTTACGAGTGTACTGAATGTGGCAAGACATTCAGTCATAGTACATAACTTACTCAGCATCAAAGAATTCATACTAGTGAGAAACCATATAAATGTCTTGAATGTGGAAAGGCTTTTAGCCGGAGCACACATCTTACTCTACAacaaagaattcatactggagagaaatcTTATGAGTGCAACGAATGTGGTAAAACCTTTAGTCAGAGTGCACATCTTACTCAACATCAAAGAATTCATATAGGAGAAAAGCCCTATGAATGTAAcaaatgtgggaaagccttcagtgaTCACTCAGCTCTTACTCAACATCATATTGtccatactggagagaaactTTTTGAATGTAATGActgtgggaaagctttcagttaCTGTTCAGACCTCATTCAACATCAGAGAATGCATAGTGGAGAGAAACCATACAAATGCAATGAATGTGGGAATGCCTTTAGTGATTGTTCAGCCCTTATTCAGCATCAAAggactcacactggagagaaaccttatgagtgtaatgaatgtgggaaaacctttGGTAACTACTCAGCTCTTATTCAACATCAaagaactcacactggagagaaaccatatgaatgtaaggaatgtgggaaagccttcagcaGAAGTACATACCTTACTCAACATCAGAGAAGTCATagaggagagaaaccatataaatgtaatgaatgtgggaaaacttTTACCCAGAGTTCATTCCTTACACAAC TGAGGGTTCATACTGGAGAAAAGCCTTACAAATGtgatgaatgtgggaaagcttttaGTGACCGCTCAGGGCATATTCAGCATCAGAGAacccacactggagagaagcgCTATGAGTGTAACGAttgtgggaaagctttcagtttctGTTCAGCCCTTATTCAGCAcaagagaattcatactggagagaagccctTTAAATGCAATGACTGTGGAAAAGCCTTCAGTCAGAGTACAAACCTCACAAATCACCAGAAAACTCATACCATTGAAAAATCTTATAAATGCAACGAATGTGGAAAAGCCGTTAGTTACTGTTCAGGCCTTATTCAACATCAGATCATTCATACTGGAGTGAAACCTTATGAATGCAATAAATGTGGCAAAGCCTTCAGCCAGAAGACAAACCTTAAAAAACATCAGAACACTCATACTAAAGAAAA CtacaaatgtaatgaatgtgggaaagcctttagccAGAGCACATATCTTACAAAACACCAGAAAATTCATAGTGGAGAGAAGGCAAATATACATACTGAGTGTAGGAAAACCTTTAGACAAAActcttcttttgttcaacatgAAAAgcttcacactggagagaaatcATCTGAATGCCTTGGGAACTTGGCTAGTATGGAGACCTTCCCCAGGGAAACAGAAAGAGGATCCTGA